One uncultured Tolumonas sp. DNA segment encodes these proteins:
- the ftsZ gene encoding cell division protein FtsZ — MFTFEPVGSQGDDALIKVIGIGGGGGNAVEHMLRENIEGVHFVAVNTDAQALRNSGAETTIQIGANITKGLGAGANPDVGREAALENRDEIRQMLTGSDMVFIAAGMGGGTGTGAAPIIAEVAKELGILTVAVVTKPFNFEGKKRMSYALQGIDELSKHVDSLITIPNDKLLKVLGRGVSLLDAFKAANNVLLGAVQGIAELITRPGLINVDFADVRTVMREMGTAMMGTGSARGDDRAEEAAEKAISSPLLEDIDLAGAKGILVNITAGLDVTMEEFETVGNAVKAFASENATVVVGAVIDPALEDELRVTVVATGIGNERKPDITLVKNSQKAVERPMRPIMHETHTPRYDERVMQQTVNAEPQPRSEPDYLDIPAFLRKQAD; from the coding sequence ATGTTTACATTTGAACCGGTTGGCAGTCAGGGTGATGATGCACTTATAAAAGTAATCGGCATCGGTGGTGGTGGTGGTAACGCAGTAGAACATATGCTGCGTGAAAACATCGAAGGTGTTCACTTTGTTGCTGTCAATACTGATGCTCAAGCATTACGTAATTCAGGTGCTGAAACCACAATTCAGATTGGTGCGAATATCACCAAAGGGTTGGGTGCAGGCGCTAATCCAGATGTGGGTCGTGAGGCTGCTCTGGAAAATCGTGATGAAATCCGTCAAATGCTGACTGGTTCTGACATGGTCTTTATCGCTGCCGGTATGGGGGGCGGTACAGGTACTGGTGCTGCGCCAATCATTGCCGAAGTAGCGAAAGAGCTGGGCATTCTGACTGTTGCAGTGGTTACCAAGCCATTCAATTTTGAAGGCAAAAAACGCATGAGTTATGCGCTGCAAGGTATCGATGAATTGTCAAAACATGTTGACTCATTGATCACCATTCCTAACGACAAACTGCTGAAAGTGTTGGGTCGTGGTGTCAGCCTGTTGGATGCATTCAAAGCGGCTAACAACGTATTGCTGGGTGCGGTACAAGGTATTGCTGAATTGATCACCCGTCCTGGTTTGATCAACGTTGACTTCGCTGACGTACGTACTGTTATGCGCGAAATGGGTACTGCGATGATGGGTACCGGTTCTGCGCGTGGTGATGATCGTGCAGAAGAAGCAGCTGAAAAAGCGATTTCCAGCCCACTGCTGGAAGATATCGATTTGGCTGGTGCTAAAGGTATTTTGGTTAACATCACTGCTGGCCTTGATGTCACCATGGAAGAGTTTGAAACTGTTGGTAATGCGGTTAAAGCGTTTGCTTCTGAGAACGCCACTGTTGTAGTTGGTGCGGTTATCGACCCAGCTTTGGAAGATGAATTACGCGTGACTGTTGTTGCAACTGGTATCGGTAACGAGCGCAAACCAGACATTACACTGGTTAAAAACTCACAGAAAGCTGTTGAGCGTCCAATGCGTCCAATTATGCATGAAACTCATACACCACGTTATGACGAACGTGTTATGCAGCAGACTGTTAACGCTGAGCCGCAACCACGCAGTGAGCCAGATTATCTGGATATTCCTGCCTTTTTGCGTAAGCAGGCGGATTGA
- the lpxC gene encoding UDP-3-O-acyl-N-acetylglucosamine deacetylase, whose protein sequence is MIRQRTLKQLVHATGVGLHSGRKVSLTFRPAPVNTGIIYVRTDLQPEVELKADAQFVRDTVLCTALVNEQGVRISTVEHLSAALAALGIDNLYVEVDAPEVPVMDGSAHPFIYLLQSGGIEEQSLPKQFIRVKKTVRVEDGDKWAEFSPYHRGFRMDLQIDFHHPVFDKQNQHLVLDFSGSKFAKEISRARTFGFMKDIEYLHSQNLALGGSLDNAVVLDDYRVLNEEGLRYEDEFVKHKMLDAIGDLYMCNHSILGQFKAYKTGHAVNNKLLRAMLADAEAWEMVTFEEEAAKSPIAYFGTKLVLA, encoded by the coding sequence ATGATTAGACAACGTACGCTCAAGCAACTAGTTCACGCGACCGGAGTCGGTTTACACTCTGGTCGTAAGGTGTCGCTGACGTTTCGTCCTGCGCCAGTTAATACTGGTATCATCTATGTCAGAACCGACCTGCAGCCTGAAGTGGAATTAAAAGCTGATGCGCAGTTTGTGCGTGATACCGTGCTGTGTACGGCATTGGTTAACGAGCAAGGTGTGCGGATTTCCACGGTTGAACATTTATCTGCCGCATTAGCTGCGTTAGGTATCGACAATTTATATGTCGAAGTTGATGCGCCTGAAGTGCCAGTAATGGATGGCAGCGCTCATCCATTTATTTATCTGTTGCAATCAGGTGGTATTGAAGAACAATCCTTACCAAAACAATTTATTCGTGTTAAAAAGACGGTGCGAGTAGAAGATGGCGATAAATGGGCTGAGTTTTCGCCTTATCATCGTGGTTTTCGTATGGATCTGCAGATTGACTTCCATCATCCGGTATTTGATAAACAGAATCAACATCTGGTGCTGGATTTTTCTGGAAGTAAATTTGCTAAAGAAATCAGCCGGGCAAGAACGTTTGGTTTCATGAAAGATATTGAGTATCTGCATTCACAAAATCTGGCCCTCGGTGGCAGTTTAGACAACGCGGTTGTGTTGGATGATTACCGGGTGCTGAATGAAGAAGGTTTGCGGTACGAAGATGAATTCGTGAAGCACAAAATGCTGGATGCGATCGGTGATTTGTATATGTGCAATCACAGCATTTTAGGCCAGTTCAAAGCGTATAAAACGGGCCATGCAGTAAACAATAAATTACTGCGTGCGATGTTAGCTGATGCTGAAGCGTGGGAAATGGTGACCTTTGAAGAGGAAGCCGCAAAATCACCAATTGCTTATTTTGGTACCAAACTCGTTTTAGCTTAA